The genomic stretch TCATCTATATTGATCAACATCTGATTCATGAAGTAACCAGCCCACAGGCTTTTGCAGAACTTGAATCGAGAAATCTCGAAATTTTCAGACCTGAACAGATCGTAGCTACAGCTGATCATAATGTGCCAACCCTGCATCAGGAAGAACCGATCCGCGATGAATTGTCAAGAAATCAGGTTCAGCAATTGACTGAAAATTGCCAGAAAAACAATATTGAATTATTTGGACTGGGACATCAGTACCAGGGCATTGTACACATTATTGCTCCTGAGCTTGGGATCACACAACCGGGAATGAGCATTGTTTGTGGTGACAGCCATACTTCTACCCATGGGGCTTTCGGAGCTATCGCATTTGGAATCGGAACCAGTCAGGTAGCTCAGGTTTTTGCCAGCCAATGTCTGTTGCTTAATAAACCTAAATCAATGAGAATTACTGTAAATGGCAAACTCAACGAAAATGTCCAGTCTAAAGACGTTATCCTTTACATTATCTCAAAAATAGGGACAGATGGAGGAACGGGATATTTCTGTGAATATGCAGGAAATATTTTCGAAGAAATGTCAATGGAAGGAAGAATGACAGTGTGCAACATGAGTATTGAAATGGGTGCAAGAGGAGGAATGATTGCTCCTGATAAAACCACTTTTGAATACGTCAAAGGAAGAAAATTTGCTCCGGCAGGAGAAGAATGGGAAGAAAAAGTAGCATATTGGAGTACCCTGAAAACCGATGAAGGAGCTGTTTTTGATAAGGAACTTACCTTTGATGCAGCGGATATTTATCCCATGATTACTTATGGAACCAATCCGGGAATGGGAATTTCTATTCACGAAACCATTCCTGTTCCTCAAAACGAATCTGAAGCAAAAGCTTTACAATACATGGGACTGGAAGCAGGACAGACGCCTTCCAGCATAAAAATCAATTATGTGTTTATTGGAAGCTGTACAAATGCTAGAATCGAAGATTTCCGTTCTGCAGCTCAGTATATTAAAGGAAAAAGCAAATCTGAAGCAGTAAAAGCTTTAATTGTTCCCGGATCTCAGCAGGTAGTAAAACAAATTTATGAAGAAGGACTGGATAAAATCTTTAATGAGGCAGGATTCCAGATTCGTCAGCCTGGATGTTCGGCCTGTCTTGCGATGAATGATGATAAAATTCCGGAAGGAGAATATTGTGTTTCTACATCAAACAGAAATTTTGAAGGAAGACAAGGGCAGGGAGCAAGAACAATCTTGGCTAGTCCGCTTACAGCGGCTAAAGCAGCTATAGAAGGCAGAATATCAACTTTTGAAAGCTTAAATTAAAACAGTACATGCAAAAATTAGTTATTATAAAATCCCGTGCAGTTCCATTGCCGACAGAAAACATAGATACAGATCAGATTATTCCTGCAAGATTCTTAAAAAGTATTGACAGAAAAGGGTTCGGAGAAAACCTGTTCAGAGATTGGCGATTTAATATTCATACCCATGAACCTAATCCAGATTTTGTACTGAATAATCCTAAATTCGCAGGAGAAATCTTAGTGGCAGGAAATAATTTTGGCTGTGGTAGTAGTCGAGAGCATGCTGCCTGGGCATTAACAGACTATGGATTTAAGGTGATTATATCCAGCTATTTCGCTGATATTTTTAAAGGCAATGCATTAAATAACGGGCTTCTTCCGGTAAAAGTTTCCGAAGAGTTTTTAAAGGAAATCCTAGACGGAATTAATGAAAACCCAGACAATGAAATTGCCATTGATGTAGAACTACAATCCATTAGTTTTAAAGATACCACCGAAACTTTTGAATTGGACTCTTATAAAAAAATATGCCTTTTGAATGGCTACGACGATATTGATTTTTTAATCAGCAAAAAACAGGCGATCAAAGAATTTGAACTAAAAACACAGAAAAAAAATGAACAACAATTATTTTAAAATCGCAGTCCTTCCGGGAGATGGAATAGGACCGGAAATTATCAGTGAAAGCATCAAGATTTTAGATGTGATTGCGGAAGTTTTCCAGTACAAATTCGAATTCAATTACGGACTGATTGGTGCGGAAGCAATTTTTAAAACAGGAAATCCTTTACCTGAAGAAACGCTAAAGATTTGTAAAGATTCTGATGCTGTACTTTTTGGAGCGATAGGAGATCCTGCGTTTGACAATAACCCTGAAGCTAAGGTGAGACCTGAACAAGGATTACTGAAGCTTCGTAAAGAGTTAGGATTATTTGCCAATATCCGTCCTTTAAAAACGTATGATTCCCTTATTGAGAAAAGTCCCCTTAAAAGGGAAATTATTGAAGGAGCAGATATTCAGATTTTCAGAGAATTGGTAAGCGGAATTTATTTTGGTGAAAAATTTACTGATCCTGAAGGAGCTTTTGCCTATGATGTTTGTAAATACAGTAGAGAAGACATTCTTCCCATTGCTCACATGGCATTTCAGGAAGCGCAGAAAAGAAATAAAAAACTGACATTAATTGATAAAGCGAATGTATTGGATACTTCAAGATTATGGAGAAAAACTTGCCAGGAAATCGCTTCGGAATATCCTGATGTACAGCTTGATTATATGTTTGTAGATAATGCAGCCATGCAGCTTATTCTTAATCCAAAGCAGTTTGATGTTATTTTGACGGAGAATATGTTTGGAGATATCATTTCTGATGAAGCAAGTGTTATTGGAGGTTCCATCGGATTGCTTCCTTCAGCATCCGTAGGAGAGAAGAATGCATTATTTGAGCCTATTCATGGTTCATACCCAAAAGCAAAAGGAAAAGGGATAGCCAATCCTGTTGCTTCCATCCTGAGTGCGGCGATGATGTTGGATCATTTGGGGTTACAAGCTGCTGCCAATAAGCTAAGACAGTCTGTGGAACATGCTATTGAAAATAAGTATGTGACTGTTGATTTGAATACAAAGCAATATTATTCCACCAGCGAAGTAGGAAGTTTTATTGCAGATCATATCAAGTATTCTGAGAAATCATATTATAATTTCGAGAATATAAAGATTGGAAAATCCACCATTGTATAGGTATTTTTATAGTTCACTTAGATAGATAGTTAGAAGAAAGGTTCTGCCTCTTACGAGACAGAACCTTTCAACTTTTATTTTCTGAAAATATTTTAAATCCATAAGAAAAATGAAATCTAAGTGATTCATTTTTACTCTTTTGTATTATCCGTTTTTCCTGATTTGTTTTTGGAAGCTTTCTGAATGTCTTCTTTATCAATGTCAGGAGGATTAACCTTTTTCGATGAAGCAGGAATATTCTGGAAATCCTGATTTTGCTTTTGGTTTTCTGCAGTATTGGCAGATTCCTTTTTTGTATTATTTCCTTTTGAGTCCATTGCCTGAATTTTTTAGAGTCCAAGAATACCGATCTTTCCGGTTTTATCTTCTATCGTATAATTCAAAGCCTTTGCCAAAACAAAAATATTATCAAGATTTTCCATTAATTGTTTACGCCCTTCACTTCTCAATTGGTTTTGATCAATAGATTTAATGGCAGTTTCTTTAGCTTTTGCCGTTACATTTTTAATATCCTTTTCAGAAATTCTATTAAAAAAAGAATCATCCATTGATTGGATTTCAACACTAGGAGTAATTTTTATGTCTGCAT from Chryseobacterium indologenes encodes the following:
- the leuC gene encoding 3-isopropylmalate dehydratase large subunit gives rise to the protein MNNNKKTLFDKVWDAHVVDAVPDGPQIIYIDQHLIHEVTSPQAFAELESRNLEIFRPEQIVATADHNVPTLHQEEPIRDELSRNQVQQLTENCQKNNIELFGLGHQYQGIVHIIAPELGITQPGMSIVCGDSHTSTHGAFGAIAFGIGTSQVAQVFASQCLLLNKPKSMRITVNGKLNENVQSKDVILYIISKIGTDGGTGYFCEYAGNIFEEMSMEGRMTVCNMSIEMGARGGMIAPDKTTFEYVKGRKFAPAGEEWEEKVAYWSTLKTDEGAVFDKELTFDAADIYPMITYGTNPGMGISIHETIPVPQNESEAKALQYMGLEAGQTPSSIKINYVFIGSCTNARIEDFRSAAQYIKGKSKSEAVKALIVPGSQQVVKQIYEEGLDKIFNEAGFQIRQPGCSACLAMNDDKIPEGEYCVSTSNRNFEGRQGQGARTILASPLTAAKAAIEGRISTFESLN
- the leuD gene encoding 3-isopropylmalate dehydratase small subunit → MQKLVIIKSRAVPLPTENIDTDQIIPARFLKSIDRKGFGENLFRDWRFNIHTHEPNPDFVLNNPKFAGEILVAGNNFGCGSSREHAAWALTDYGFKVIISSYFADIFKGNALNNGLLPVKVSEEFLKEILDGINENPDNEIAIDVELQSISFKDTTETFELDSYKKICLLNGYDDIDFLISKKQAIKEFELKTQKKNEQQLF
- the leuB gene encoding 3-isopropylmalate dehydrogenase; amino-acid sequence: MNNNYFKIAVLPGDGIGPEIISESIKILDVIAEVFQYKFEFNYGLIGAEAIFKTGNPLPEETLKICKDSDAVLFGAIGDPAFDNNPEAKVRPEQGLLKLRKELGLFANIRPLKTYDSLIEKSPLKREIIEGADIQIFRELVSGIYFGEKFTDPEGAFAYDVCKYSREDILPIAHMAFQEAQKRNKKLTLIDKANVLDTSRLWRKTCQEIASEYPDVQLDYMFVDNAAMQLILNPKQFDVILTENMFGDIISDEASVIGGSIGLLPSASVGEKNALFEPIHGSYPKAKGKGIANPVASILSAAMMLDHLGLQAAANKLRQSVEHAIENKYVTVDLNTKQYYSTSEVGSFIADHIKYSEKSYYNFENIKIGKSTIV